The Penaeus monodon isolate SGIC_2016 chromosome 13, NSTDA_Pmon_1, whole genome shotgun sequence genome contains a region encoding:
- the LOC119580176 gene encoding uncharacterized protein LOC119580176 isoform X2 produces MVSTKKRFSVFGLFKWSISAILVIYAFLPVAASQDCYEYFQVDGQTSEGFGENVFVTKSDIPETLGVGDLLYTLTWQSGGSPGTPDTSTFMEYFEFDASETDTWKVKVKKSLEGLPDFPDSTTEMITNIQFSGYAQSCTVQIKHSLRDENTAPPQFDASSYVVSIREDYPIEFDIAGLQIKVSDFDKDSPNNQFTVEVEGSPCPLKASQGTYTSVDGAQSPVALWLTSELDYEKQQQLTCTLKAQDLGTPAFTATADLTVNVENRQDEPPLFGYKFYYSTLESSTAGEVLVVKPEAIQAENVEGTGVTYSMENARSDVNGLEYFTIDSGSGTVSVTKDIDNSFLEHERVSFILKAEATTGGGGADFSALEVTLPPVPTTTPPPTTTPTTTTPPPTTTPTVATCPVCTCPTLESTSPWPATSPATCPPCEPSTTEAVTCTPCPTSTPCPTLPTGESTAAATECPTCAPSTLSSWLSTLASTASCPPCPTTAATGTTITPTTCPTTCPECPTTCPSTEGPTPCPECPTTCPSTETPTPCPECPTTCPSTEIPTPCPECPTTCPSTETPATCPECPTTCPSTETPATCPDCPTSCPECPISCPSTETPTTCPSVTCPSTDQPPGPTLTFKKASYAGEIFATTSRVWTVGVVEENADVTFSWEGGDDKNFAIDPTSGEISSKKSELEVKKYELTAVATAGELSDTAQVIIKVIEPLDAEVMIKNNLLRVEAEEGAEEQELAEVETVGDVAKICVTDVTVPAAEDFFSVELVNGAWKLKAKATLDYEETKEISFKLKAQKDGDGDCSSSGFGDQLLRDEALVVVTVTDVNDEEPKFVVPATPQAVVAYPTDPALQKVVGPVITLQAEDEDSSPTYSLESAVDGLWVDEVTGAVYLQEENDCGQACEVTARASDGKHSVTAEIKLLSLDMDHIYSLTLDNVNVPDVDSELDSISAKAGVKISKVYVTPKIAETRTPNRAQRPPPAARTLGSSRWNGWEARVESWQLVVHVYAVEGEQLMALDQLNQKLTEGNTNQEASSFEERDAFDPPQPEGPNTVGYQVAVGILGALLGLILIAAGFLAYRRQRGRSGRRRQEPKTISTVGGAYPNLSFSDEEDRTDSASQERKNGSLGGVGGGGGYKIDERRDSPPLFVSSLSASKSEPPASKPGEQQRGLRRMDPGKPEYYGMSSPAPPPSYSSNKTASSSSSAYPNLSSSAAGPSSSTSSAAKPSSSSSSMYPSLPTPSYQSQKPAKKEPPPLGSAPAKSILRGTSPDAGQEVPLALFSSGMEPSMPEKDYDEDVKTSAFSGLKKSPPPRRASTHALAEDDDGARKQEDSDQGDDDERRKSVAFKIMVDTKEIQPENEGPAQKKAAAKSDAMDILAANAKKMAEEGADEDSDEDVDEKF; encoded by the exons ACTGCTACGAGTACTTCCAAGTCGACGGTCAGACCTCCGAAGGCTTCGGCGAAAATGTCTTCGTGACGAAATCCGACATACCCGAGACCCTGGGCGTAGGAGATCTGCTGTACACGCTCACCTGGCAGAGTGGCGGCTCCCCTGGCACGCCTGACACTTCGACGTTCATGGAGTACTTCGAATTCGATGCCAGTGAGACGGATACGTGGAAAGTGAAGGTCAAGAAGTCGCTGGAAGGGCTGCCAGACTTCCCCGACAGCACG ACCGAGATGATTACGAACATCCAGTTCTCCGGATACGCCCAGTCG TGCACCGTCCAGATCAAACACAGCCTGAGGGACGAGAACACTGCTCCGCCGCAGTTCGACGCCTCCTCCTACGTTGTCAGCATCAGGGAGGACTACCCGATCGAATTCGACATCGCCGGTCTGCAG ATAAAAGTGAGCGACTTCGACAAAGATTCTCCGAACAACCAGTTTACCGTGGAGGTCGAGGGCAGCCCGTGTCCTCTGAAGGCCTCGCAAGGAACATACACTAGCGTAGATGGAGCTCAGTCCCCCGTCGCGCTGTGGCTGACCAGTGAGTTGGATTACGAGAAACAACAGCAGCTCACGTGTACACTCAAAGCTCAG GACTTGGGCACGCCAGCTTTTACAGCCACTGCTGATCTTACGGTCAACGTGGAGAATCGCCAAGACGAACCTCCATTATTTGGTTACAAGTTCTACTATTCCACCCTTGAGAGCTCTACA GCCGGGGAGGTCCTCGTCGTCAAACCAGAGGCGATTCAAGCAGAAAATGTCGAAGGCACTGGCGTTACTTACTCCATGGAGAACGCGCGCAGTGACG TGAACGGCTTGGAGTACTTCACCATCGACAGCGGCAGCGGGACGGTCAGTGTAACGAAGGATATCGACAACAGCTTCCTAGAACATGAGAGAGTCAGTTTCATCCTGAAG GCTGAAGCCACGACCGGCGGCGGCGGCGCAGATTTTTCTGCGCTTGAAGTGACCTTGCCGCCCGTACCGACCACCACCCCGccgcccaccaccacacccaccacgacCACACCACCGCCCACCACTACACCCACCGTGGCGACGTGTCCCGTCTGCACGTGCCCAACCCTCGAGTCCACCTCGCCCTGGCCAGCCACCTCGCCGGCCACGTGTCCGCCCTGTGAACCCAGCACCACCGAGGCGGTGACGTGTACGCCGTGCCCCACCAGCACCCCTTGCCCGACCTTGCCCACGGGTGAGTCGACCGCCGCTGCCACGGAGTGCCCTACCTGTGCCCCGTCCACACTCTCTAGCTGGCTGTCCACCCTTGCCAGCACCGCCTCATGCCCACCCTGCCCTACCACCGCCGCGACAG GCACAACCATCACTCCTACAACTTGCCCAACAACATGCCCCGAATGCCCTACCACTTGCCCTTCAACGGAAGGACCTACACCATGCCCCGAGTGCCCCACGACCTGCCCCTCCACAGAGACCCCTACACCATGCCCCGAGTGCCCCACGACCTGCCCTTCCACAGAAATCCCTACACCATGCCCCGAATGCCCCACGACCTGCCCCTCCACAGAGACCCCTGCAACATGCCCCGAGTGCCCCACGACTTGCCCTTCCACAGAAACCCCTGCAACGTGCCCCGACTGCCCAACGAGCTGTCCTGAGTGCCCGATATCTTGCCCATCGACAGAGACCCCCACCACTTGCCCATCTGTCACTTGCCCCTCGACCGACCAACCTCCAGGGCCCACGCTGACCTTCAAGAAAGCCTCGTATGCAGGAGAAATTTTCGCTACGACCTCTCGCGTCTGGACGGTCGGGGTCGTTGAAGAAAACGCTGACGTGACATTTTCCTGGG AGGGAGGCGATGACAAGAACTTCGCCATCGACCCCACGAGCGGCGAGATCAGCTCCAAGAAGAGCGAACTCGAGGTCAAGAAGTACGAGCTgaccgccgtggccacagcaggGGAACTCAGCGACACGGCGCAG GTCATCATCAAAGTCATTGAACCTCTAGACGCGGAAGTGATGATCAAGAACAACCTGCTCcgggtggaggcggaggagggcgCCGAGGAGCAGGAGCTCGCGGAAGTCGAAACCGTGGGCGACGTCGCCAAGATCTGCGTCACCGACGTGACGGTGCCGGCTGCGGAGG ATTTCTTCTCGGTCGAGCTGGTAAACGGCGCTTGGAAGCTGAAGGCAAAAGCCACGCTGGACTACGAGGAAACCAAGGAGATCTCCTTCAAGCTCAAGGCCCAGAAGGATGGCGACGGCGACTGCTCCTCCAGTGGCTTCGGCGACCAGCTCCTCAG AGACGAAGCGCTAGTCGTGGTCACTGTGACGGACGTGAACGACGAGGAGCCGAAGTTCGTGGTTCCGGCGACGCCCCAGGCGGTCGTCGCCTACCCCACGGACCCCGCCCTCCAGAAGGTGGTGGGCCCAGTCATCACTCTGCAG gCGGAAGACGAAGACTCGTCGCCGACGTACAGCCTGGAGAGCGCCGTGGACGGGCTCTGGGTGGACGAGGTCACGGGCGCCGTTTACCTGCAGGAGGAGAACGACTGCGGCCAGGCGTGCGAGGTCACCGCCCGGGCCTCCGACGGGAAGCACAGCGTCACTGCCGAGATCAAG ctcttGAGTCTGGACATGGACCACATCTACTCCCTGACCCTGGACAACGTGAACGTCCCCGATGTGGACAGCGAACTCGACAGTATCTCAGCGAAGGCGGGAGTCAAGATCTCCAAGGTTTATGTCACCCCGAAAATCGCGGAGACCAGAACGCCTAACCGCGCCCaacgcccgccgcccgccgcacGAACACTCGGCTCCTCTCGCTGGAATGGGTGGGAGGCTCGGGTTGAGTCCTGGCAGCTGGTGGTTCACGTGTATGCCGTTGAGGGAGAGCAGCTGATGGCCCTCGACCAGCTGAATCA GAAACTGACCGAAGGAAACACCAACCAGGAGGCGAGCTCCTTCGAAGAGAGGGACGCCTTCGACCCGCCGCAGCCCGAGGGTCCGAACACCGTTGGGTACCAAGTGGCCGTCGGGATCCTGGGGGCGCTGCTGGGCCTCATTCTCATTGCTGCGGGATTCCTCGCCTACAGGCG GCAGCGAGGCAGGTCCGGGCGGCGGCGCCAGGAACCCAAGACCATCAGCACGGTGGGCGGAGCCTACCCCAACCTCTCCTTCAGCGACGAGGAGGATAG GACGGACAGCGCCTCCCAGGAGCGGAAGAACGGTTCCCtgggcggcgtgggcggaggaggaggctacAAGATCGACGAGAGACGCGACTCCCCGCCCCTCTTCGTAAGCTCACTCTCGGCCTCCAAGTCGGAGCCGCCCGCGAGCAAACCCGG CGAGCAGCAGCGCGGTCTACGGCGCATGGACCCCGGCAAGCCAGAGTACTACGGCATGTCCTCCCCGGCGCCCCCGCCCTCCTACTCCTCCAACAagacagcctcctcctcctcctcggcgtaccccaacctctcctcctccgccgcgggcccctcctcctccacctcctccgcgGCCAAACCcagctcctcgtcctcctccatgTACCCCTCGCTCCCGACGCCCTCCTACCAGAGCCAGAAGCCGGCCAAGAAGGAGCCCCCGCCCCTTGGTTCCGCTCCGGCCAAGTCGATCCTGCGAGGAACCTCCCCCGACGCCGGCCAGGAGGTGCCGCTCGCGCTGTTCTCCAGTGGCATG GAACCCAGCATGCCAGAGAAGGACTACGACGAAGACGTCAAGACCTCCGCCTTCAGTGGCCTGAAGAAGTCGCCGCCCCCTCGGAGGGCGTCCACGCACGCGCTGGCCGAGGACGACGACGGCGCCAGGAAG cAGGAGGACTCCGACCAGGGCGACGACGACGAGCGGAGGAAGTCCGTGGCGTTCAAGATCATGGTCGACACGAAGGAGATCCAGCCGGAGAACGAAGGCCCTGCCCAGAAGAAGGCGGCGGCGAAGAGCGACGCCATGGACATCCTTGCGGCCAACGCCAAGAAGATGGCTGAAGAAGGCGCCGACGAAGACAGCGATGAGGACGTGGACGAAAAATTCTAA
- the LOC119580176 gene encoding uncharacterized protein LOC119580176 isoform X6, translating to MVSTKKRFSVFGLFKWSISAILVIYAFLPVAASQDCYEYFQVDGQTSEGFGENVFVTKSDIPETLGVGDLLYTLTWQSGGSPGTPDTSTFMEYFEFDASETDTWKVKVKKSLEGLPDFPDSTTEMITNIQFSGYAQSCTVQIKHSLRDENTAPPQFDASSYVVSIREDYPIEFDIAGLQIKVSDFDKDSPNNQFTVEVEGSPCPLKASQGTYTSVDGAQSPVALWLTSELDYEKQQQLTCTLKAQDLGTPAFTATADLTVNVENRQDEPPLFGYKFYYSTLESSTAGEVLVVKPEAIQAENVEGTGVTYSMENARSDVNGLEYFTIDSGSGTVSVTKDIDNSFLEHERVSFILKAEATTGGGGADFSALEVTLPPVPTTTPPPTTTPTTTTPPPTTTPTVATCPVCTCPTLESTSPWPATSPATCPPCEPSTTEAVTCTPCPTSTPCPTLPTGESTAAATECPTCAPSTLSSWLSTLASTASCPPCPTTAATGTTTTPHDTETYTSDATSCPPCPTTAMPETPATCPDCPTSCPECPISCPSTETPTTCPSVTCPSTDQPPGPTLTFKKASYAGEIFATTSRVWTVGVVEENADVTFSWEGGDDKNFAIDPTSGEISSKKSELEVKKYELTAVATAGELSDTAQVIIKVIEPLDAEVMIKNNLLRVEAEEGAEEQELAEVETVGDVAKICVTDVTVPAAEDFFSVELVNGAWKLKAKATLDYEETKEISFKLKAQKDGDGDCSSSGFGDQLLRDEALVVVTVTDVNDEEPKFVVPATPQAVVAYPTDPALQKVVGPVITLQAEDEDSSPTYSLESAVDGLWVDEVTGAVYLQEENDCGQACEVTARASDGKHSVTAEIKLLSLDMDHIYSLTLDNVNVPDVDSELDSISAKAGVKISKVYVTPKIAETRTPNRAQRPPPAARTLGSSRWNGWEARVESWQLVVHVYAVEGEQLMALDQLNQKLTEGNTNQEASSFEERDAFDPPQPEGPNTVGYQVAVGILGALLGLILIAAGFLAYRRQRGRSGRRRQEPKTISTVGGAYPNLSFSDEEDRTDSASQERKNGSLGGVGGGGGYKIDERRDSPPLFVSSLSASKSEPPASKPGEQQRGLRRMDPGKPEYYGMSSPAPPPSYSSNKTASSSSSAYPNLSSSAAGPSSSTSSAAKPSSSSSSMYPSLPTPSYQSQKPAKKEPPPLGSAPAKSILRGTSPDAGQEVPLALFSSGMEPSMPEKDYDEDVKTSAFSGLKKSPPPRRASTHALAEDDDGARKQEDSDQGDDDERRKSVAFKIMVDTKEIQPENEGPAQKKAAAKSDAMDILAANAKKMAEEGADEDSDEDVDEKF from the exons ACTGCTACGAGTACTTCCAAGTCGACGGTCAGACCTCCGAAGGCTTCGGCGAAAATGTCTTCGTGACGAAATCCGACATACCCGAGACCCTGGGCGTAGGAGATCTGCTGTACACGCTCACCTGGCAGAGTGGCGGCTCCCCTGGCACGCCTGACACTTCGACGTTCATGGAGTACTTCGAATTCGATGCCAGTGAGACGGATACGTGGAAAGTGAAGGTCAAGAAGTCGCTGGAAGGGCTGCCAGACTTCCCCGACAGCACG ACCGAGATGATTACGAACATCCAGTTCTCCGGATACGCCCAGTCG TGCACCGTCCAGATCAAACACAGCCTGAGGGACGAGAACACTGCTCCGCCGCAGTTCGACGCCTCCTCCTACGTTGTCAGCATCAGGGAGGACTACCCGATCGAATTCGACATCGCCGGTCTGCAG ATAAAAGTGAGCGACTTCGACAAAGATTCTCCGAACAACCAGTTTACCGTGGAGGTCGAGGGCAGCCCGTGTCCTCTGAAGGCCTCGCAAGGAACATACACTAGCGTAGATGGAGCTCAGTCCCCCGTCGCGCTGTGGCTGACCAGTGAGTTGGATTACGAGAAACAACAGCAGCTCACGTGTACACTCAAAGCTCAG GACTTGGGCACGCCAGCTTTTACAGCCACTGCTGATCTTACGGTCAACGTGGAGAATCGCCAAGACGAACCTCCATTATTTGGTTACAAGTTCTACTATTCCACCCTTGAGAGCTCTACA GCCGGGGAGGTCCTCGTCGTCAAACCAGAGGCGATTCAAGCAGAAAATGTCGAAGGCACTGGCGTTACTTACTCCATGGAGAACGCGCGCAGTGACG TGAACGGCTTGGAGTACTTCACCATCGACAGCGGCAGCGGGACGGTCAGTGTAACGAAGGATATCGACAACAGCTTCCTAGAACATGAGAGAGTCAGTTTCATCCTGAAG GCTGAAGCCACGACCGGCGGCGGCGGCGCAGATTTTTCTGCGCTTGAAGTGACCTTGCCGCCCGTACCGACCACCACCCCGccgcccaccaccacacccaccacgacCACACCACCGCCCACCACTACACCCACCGTGGCGACGTGTCCCGTCTGCACGTGCCCAACCCTCGAGTCCACCTCGCCCTGGCCAGCCACCTCGCCGGCCACGTGTCCGCCCTGTGAACCCAGCACCACCGAGGCGGTGACGTGTACGCCGTGCCCCACCAGCACCCCTTGCCCGACCTTGCCCACGGGTGAGTCGACCGCCGCTGCCACGGAGTGCCCTACCTGTGCCCCGTCCACACTCTCTAGCTGGCTGTCCACCCTTGCCAGCACCGCCTCATGCCCACCCTGCCCTACCACCGCCGCGACAGGTACTACTACCACCCCTCATGATACCGAGACCTACACATCAGATGCTACCTCGTGCCCACCTTGTCCCACCACAGCCATGCCAG AAACCCCTGCAACGTGCCCCGACTGCCCAACGAGCTGTCCTGAGTGCCCGATATCTTGCCCATCGACAGAGACCCCCACCACTTGCCCATCTGTCACTTGCCCCTCGACCGACCAACCTCCAGGGCCCACGCTGACCTTCAAGAAAGCCTCGTATGCAGGAGAAATTTTCGCTACGACCTCTCGCGTCTGGACGGTCGGGGTCGTTGAAGAAAACGCTGACGTGACATTTTCCTGGG AGGGAGGCGATGACAAGAACTTCGCCATCGACCCCACGAGCGGCGAGATCAGCTCCAAGAAGAGCGAACTCGAGGTCAAGAAGTACGAGCTgaccgccgtggccacagcaggGGAACTCAGCGACACGGCGCAG GTCATCATCAAAGTCATTGAACCTCTAGACGCGGAAGTGATGATCAAGAACAACCTGCTCcgggtggaggcggaggagggcgCCGAGGAGCAGGAGCTCGCGGAAGTCGAAACCGTGGGCGACGTCGCCAAGATCTGCGTCACCGACGTGACGGTGCCGGCTGCGGAGG ATTTCTTCTCGGTCGAGCTGGTAAACGGCGCTTGGAAGCTGAAGGCAAAAGCCACGCTGGACTACGAGGAAACCAAGGAGATCTCCTTCAAGCTCAAGGCCCAGAAGGATGGCGACGGCGACTGCTCCTCCAGTGGCTTCGGCGACCAGCTCCTCAG AGACGAAGCGCTAGTCGTGGTCACTGTGACGGACGTGAACGACGAGGAGCCGAAGTTCGTGGTTCCGGCGACGCCCCAGGCGGTCGTCGCCTACCCCACGGACCCCGCCCTCCAGAAGGTGGTGGGCCCAGTCATCACTCTGCAG gCGGAAGACGAAGACTCGTCGCCGACGTACAGCCTGGAGAGCGCCGTGGACGGGCTCTGGGTGGACGAGGTCACGGGCGCCGTTTACCTGCAGGAGGAGAACGACTGCGGCCAGGCGTGCGAGGTCACCGCCCGGGCCTCCGACGGGAAGCACAGCGTCACTGCCGAGATCAAG ctcttGAGTCTGGACATGGACCACATCTACTCCCTGACCCTGGACAACGTGAACGTCCCCGATGTGGACAGCGAACTCGACAGTATCTCAGCGAAGGCGGGAGTCAAGATCTCCAAGGTTTATGTCACCCCGAAAATCGCGGAGACCAGAACGCCTAACCGCGCCCaacgcccgccgcccgccgcacGAACACTCGGCTCCTCTCGCTGGAATGGGTGGGAGGCTCGGGTTGAGTCCTGGCAGCTGGTGGTTCACGTGTATGCCGTTGAGGGAGAGCAGCTGATGGCCCTCGACCAGCTGAATCA GAAACTGACCGAAGGAAACACCAACCAGGAGGCGAGCTCCTTCGAAGAGAGGGACGCCTTCGACCCGCCGCAGCCCGAGGGTCCGAACACCGTTGGGTACCAAGTGGCCGTCGGGATCCTGGGGGCGCTGCTGGGCCTCATTCTCATTGCTGCGGGATTCCTCGCCTACAGGCG GCAGCGAGGCAGGTCCGGGCGGCGGCGCCAGGAACCCAAGACCATCAGCACGGTGGGCGGAGCCTACCCCAACCTCTCCTTCAGCGACGAGGAGGATAG GACGGACAGCGCCTCCCAGGAGCGGAAGAACGGTTCCCtgggcggcgtgggcggaggaggaggctacAAGATCGACGAGAGACGCGACTCCCCGCCCCTCTTCGTAAGCTCACTCTCGGCCTCCAAGTCGGAGCCGCCCGCGAGCAAACCCGG CGAGCAGCAGCGCGGTCTACGGCGCATGGACCCCGGCAAGCCAGAGTACTACGGCATGTCCTCCCCGGCGCCCCCGCCCTCCTACTCCTCCAACAagacagcctcctcctcctcctcggcgtaccccaacctctcctcctccgccgcgggcccctcctcctccacctcctccgcgGCCAAACCcagctcctcgtcctcctccatgTACCCCTCGCTCCCGACGCCCTCCTACCAGAGCCAGAAGCCGGCCAAGAAGGAGCCCCCGCCCCTTGGTTCCGCTCCGGCCAAGTCGATCCTGCGAGGAACCTCCCCCGACGCCGGCCAGGAGGTGCCGCTCGCGCTGTTCTCCAGTGGCATG GAACCCAGCATGCCAGAGAAGGACTACGACGAAGACGTCAAGACCTCCGCCTTCAGTGGCCTGAAGAAGTCGCCGCCCCCTCGGAGGGCGTCCACGCACGCGCTGGCCGAGGACGACGACGGCGCCAGGAAG cAGGAGGACTCCGACCAGGGCGACGACGACGAGCGGAGGAAGTCCGTGGCGTTCAAGATCATGGTCGACACGAAGGAGATCCAGCCGGAGAACGAAGGCCCTGCCCAGAAGAAGGCGGCGGCGAAGAGCGACGCCATGGACATCCTTGCGGCCAACGCCAAGAAGATGGCTGAAGAAGGCGCCGACGAAGACAGCGATGAGGACGTGGACGAAAAATTCTAA